A window from Streptomyces sp. NBC_00271 encodes these proteins:
- a CDS encoding S8 family peptidase — MIPHISSRTRRTLVLAATLGAALAFGAPGALAGTLPIDPSPAPAAKAHAPAAVPASQSATWVAGTRAYLVITAPGDSSAVRSAIAANGGTVFSNFDAIGVIVAHSASSEFAATMRGVAGVQQVGATRTSDVPADAYNPALPANPAQASTPAGEPVRADMSQIKADQAWAVNPGSGSVTVGILDTGVDDQHQDLAPNFNAADSVSCAYGKPDTRVGAWRDVDTHGTHVAGTIAAAKNGKGVVGVAPGVKISAVRVAEPGNSFFFAENTICGFVWAGDHGFKVTNNSYYTDPWQFNCPDNIDQAAIIEGVKRAQEYAEGKGSLQIAAAGNENYDLAHKTTDSASPNDSTPVTRTITNACLDIPTELPGVVTVAANATGVTKASFSNYGQGVIDVAAPGSNVYSTVPGGGYGSKSGTSMATPHVVGVAALIASANPGITPAQIRAKLAAQANDIACPSDSRCTGTTANNSFFGEGQVDALKAVGTTPPPGKYFENLADFAINDNATVESPIAITGVTGNAPATLKVGVDIKHTYIGDLKVDLVAPDGSVYTLHNHAGGSADNIAQTYTVNASSEVANGTWKLRVNDNAASDTGKIDAWNLTF; from the coding sequence TTGATACCCCACATATCCAGCCGGACTAGACGCACGCTGGTCCTGGCGGCCACGCTCGGCGCCGCCCTCGCGTTCGGCGCCCCGGGCGCCCTCGCGGGCACGCTCCCCATCGACCCCTCCCCCGCGCCAGCCGCCAAGGCCCACGCTCCGGCCGCCGTGCCGGCTTCCCAGAGTGCGACCTGGGTGGCCGGCACGCGTGCCTACCTCGTGATCACCGCCCCCGGTGACAGTTCGGCGGTTCGCTCCGCGATCGCGGCCAACGGCGGCACCGTCTTCTCGAACTTCGACGCCATCGGCGTGATCGTCGCCCACTCGGCGTCCAGCGAATTCGCCGCCACCATGCGCGGCGTCGCCGGCGTGCAGCAGGTCGGCGCCACGCGCACCTCGGACGTCCCGGCCGACGCCTACAACCCGGCGCTCCCGGCCAATCCGGCCCAGGCCTCGACCCCGGCCGGAGAACCGGTCCGGGCCGACATGAGCCAGATCAAGGCCGACCAGGCCTGGGCCGTGAACCCGGGCTCCGGCTCCGTCACAGTCGGCATCCTGGACACCGGTGTGGACGACCAGCACCAGGACCTGGCGCCCAACTTCAACGCGGCCGACTCAGTCTCCTGCGCCTACGGCAAGCCCGACACCCGTGTCGGCGCCTGGCGGGACGTCGACACGCACGGCACCCACGTAGCAGGCACCATCGCCGCGGCCAAGAACGGCAAGGGCGTCGTCGGCGTGGCCCCCGGGGTGAAGATCTCCGCGGTCCGGGTCGCTGAGCCGGGCAACTCCTTCTTCTTCGCCGAGAACACCATCTGCGGCTTCGTCTGGGCCGGTGACCACGGCTTCAAGGTCACCAATAACAGCTACTACACGGACCCGTGGCAGTTCAACTGCCCGGACAACATCGACCAGGCCGCCATCATCGAGGGCGTCAAGCGCGCCCAGGAGTACGCCGAGGGCAAGGGCTCCCTCCAGATCGCCGCCGCGGGCAACGAGAACTACGACCTCGCCCACAAGACGACCGACTCCGCGAGCCCGAACGACTCGACGCCGGTCACCCGCACGATCACCAACGCCTGCCTCGACATCCCGACCGAGCTGCCGGGCGTGGTCACGGTCGCGGCCAACGCCACGGGTGTCACCAAGGCCTCGTTCTCCAACTACGGGCAGGGCGTCATCGACGTCGCGGCGCCGGGCAGCAACGTGTACTCCACCGTCCCCGGCGGCGGCTACGGCAGCAAGAGCGGCACCTCGATGGCCACCCCGCACGTGGTCGGCGTGGCGGCACTCATCGCCAGCGCCAACCCGGGCATCACCCCGGCGCAGATCCGCGCCAAGCTGGCCGCCCAGGCCAACGACATCGCCTGCCCCTCGGACAGCCGCTGCACGGGCACGACGGCCAACAATTCGTTCTTCGGCGAAGGACAAGTCGACGCCCTCAAGGCCGTCGGGACCACCCCGCCGCCCGGTAAGTACTTCGAGAACCTCGCGGACTTCGCCATCAACGACAACGCGACCGTGGAGAGCCCAATCGCCATAACCGGCGTGACCGGCAACGCCCCGGCCACCCTCAAGGTGGGTGTGGACATCAAGCACACCTACATCGGTGACCTGAAGGTCGACCTGGTGGCGCCGGACGGCAGCGTCTACACGCTGCACAACCACGCCGGCGGCAGCGCCGACAACATCGCCCAGACCTACACCGTAAACGCCTCCTCGGAGGTCGCGAACGGCACCTGGAAGCTGCGCGTCAACGACAACGCCGCCTCCGACACAGGCAAGATCGACGCCTGGAACCTGACCTTCTAG
- a CDS encoding GNAT family N-acetyltransferase: protein MINPIAPVVPPGRMKQTRQPDFALPRGMHLRPWRQSDARVLVQSCLDPDIQHWNRPGQLTIDALGRQLLREAHGELDAGGPRPFAAFLDVSGIWAPTAAFTAAEAHMPSATQQFAALAEQTAARLVRGRGQGAVAGAVRVVRGRCRALR, encoded by the coding sequence GTGATCAATCCGATAGCCCCCGTGGTGCCTCCTGGCCGGATGAAGCAGACCCGGCAGCCCGACTTTGCACTCCCCAGAGGCATGCATCTGCGCCCCTGGCGACAGAGTGACGCGCGGGTCCTGGTGCAGTCGTGTCTCGACCCGGACATTCAGCACTGGAACCGCCCCGGTCAGCTGACCATCGATGCACTGGGCCGACAGCTCCTCAGGGAGGCGCACGGTGAGCTGGACGCCGGCGGCCCCAGGCCGTTCGCGGCCTTCCTGGACGTCTCCGGCATATGGGCCCCGACCGCGGCGTTCACCGCTGCCGAGGCCCATATGCCCTCTGCCACCCAGCAGTTCGCAGCCCTGGCCGAACAGACCGCAGCCCGCCTTGTCCGTGGCCGCGGGCAAGGAGCTGTCGCCGGCGCAGTGCGTGTTGTACGCGGGCGTTGCCGGGCCCTGCGCTAG